Proteins from one Streptomyces sp. NBC_00289 genomic window:
- the eccCa gene encoding type VII secretion protein EccCa has protein sequence MPEGELSLQEPPTLPETVPDSSAVWTYLPMAMMSVSMMLIFIKPGGGSGAFSYIALGMMVMASAAMMVGQVMRKAGERKQRLRGERRDYLRYLTQTRRQVHRAVVEQQLALAWRHPDPRVLPAMVRTTRLWERRVKDEDFGEVRIAVGDQQLSMRLNPLATKPVEDLEPLSAHALRRFIRAYSTVPDQPIALYLRSWSRVLTRGDEAAARAMVRAALSQLALFHPPEELWIALCVSDERRAEWEWVKWLPHNLHPQEQDGAGPARMVAGAFNDLEDLLGAEFAERPVFDPDAVPGRDEPLTVIVVDGVPVPAGHRLDGQGFRNTIVLDLSGALTWRPGRSTLRLDVTPAAVRLVRTDRTRKEQATLLGRPDRMGPAAAEALARLISPYRMSLTADAAEPLTSDVQLTALLGIPDLYRHDPATLWRRNTGAARLRVPIAVGADGAPVDLDIKESAQGGMGPHGMLIGATGSGKSELLRTLVLGLALTNSSETLNFILVDFKGGATFLGLDELPHTSAVITNLADEVALVERMQDALHGELIRRQELLRAAGNYTSALEYEKARASGTPLAPLPSLFVVVDEFSELLAAHREFMDLFVMIGRLGRSLGVHLLLASQRLDEGRMHQLESHLSYRLGLRTFSAMESRGVLGVPDAYQLPSQPGAGFLKSGVEALTRFRAAYVSGPYRHRRGAAVQARVASQVVPWTAGWVVPRTSAPAPEPRPEEETESAESLLSVAVDRLRDSGPAAHQVWLPPLGAPPTLDAVLPGLEVTADRGLSATRWPGTGRLRVPVGLVDKPFDQRRDPLVLDLSAGGGHVAVAGGSQSGKSTVLRTLIASLALTHTPAEVQFYCLDFGGGTLSSLAGLPHVGGVAARLDSERISRTVAEVTAVFNHREQFFLDHGIDSMASYRRRRAAGEFADESHGDVFLVVDGWAQVKQNFDHLLPTLNQIATGGLNYGIHLVVSTTRWVELSAQVRDQSATRLELRLGDPMDSVVDVRKAATVPRQPGRGLTVDGKLHFLTALPRTDGSDAAEDLSDGVAALAESIAAGWSGPPAPAVRMLPHRLSSSALPAPELGDGLRLPLGQDEEALSTLWHDFGRTPHLVAVGDTESGKTNLLRLVANAVTARYSPAEARVLVVDYRRELVDAVPADYQLGHAVSLDALKELVGGSARAIKTRLPGQDITPARMRLADWWNGPRLFILVDDYDMVVGSNNFDHPFAPLFDHIALGHELGLHIVAVRSATGAGRGLNDQLLRRLDEANTPGVLLSCPPSEGYVFGNIKPRNLPPGRAQYIARRKATLIQTALLDEEGGEDRGTT, from the coding sequence ATGCCCGAGGGCGAACTGAGCCTGCAGGAACCGCCGACGCTCCCGGAGACCGTCCCGGACAGCTCCGCGGTGTGGACGTACCTGCCGATGGCGATGATGTCGGTGTCGATGATGCTGATCTTCATCAAACCCGGTGGCGGCAGCGGCGCCTTCAGCTACATCGCGCTCGGCATGATGGTGATGGCCTCCGCCGCCATGATGGTCGGCCAGGTCATGCGCAAGGCGGGCGAGCGCAAGCAGCGGCTGCGCGGCGAGCGGCGCGACTACCTGCGCTACCTCACCCAGACGCGGCGCCAGGTCCATCGGGCCGTCGTCGAGCAGCAACTCGCGCTCGCCTGGCGCCACCCCGACCCCAGGGTCCTTCCGGCCATGGTCCGCACCACCCGGCTGTGGGAACGCCGGGTCAAGGACGAGGACTTCGGCGAGGTCCGCATAGCCGTCGGCGACCAGCAGCTGTCGATGCGGCTCAACCCGCTGGCCACCAAGCCCGTGGAGGACCTCGAACCCCTCAGCGCGCACGCGCTGCGCCGCTTCATCCGCGCCTACAGCACCGTCCCCGACCAGCCGATCGCCCTGTATCTGCGGTCGTGGTCACGGGTGCTGACACGCGGCGACGAGGCCGCCGCCCGGGCCATGGTCCGCGCCGCGCTCAGCCAACTGGCACTCTTCCACCCGCCGGAGGAGCTGTGGATCGCGCTGTGCGTCTCGGACGAGCGGCGTGCCGAGTGGGAGTGGGTCAAGTGGCTCCCGCACAACCTGCATCCGCAGGAGCAGGACGGCGCCGGCCCGGCCCGGATGGTCGCGGGCGCCTTCAACGACCTGGAGGACCTGCTCGGCGCCGAGTTCGCCGAACGGCCGGTGTTCGACCCGGACGCGGTGCCCGGACGCGACGAGCCGCTCACCGTGATCGTGGTGGACGGCGTCCCCGTCCCCGCAGGTCACCGCCTCGACGGGCAGGGCTTCCGCAACACCATCGTGCTGGACCTGTCCGGCGCCCTCACCTGGCGCCCGGGACGCAGCACCCTGCGCCTGGACGTCACCCCGGCGGCGGTACGGCTGGTGCGCACCGACCGCACCCGCAAGGAACAGGCCACCCTGCTGGGCCGCCCCGACCGGATGGGTCCGGCCGCGGCGGAGGCACTGGCCCGGCTCATCTCCCCGTACCGGATGAGCCTGACCGCCGATGCCGCCGAACCACTCACCAGCGACGTGCAGTTGACCGCTCTGCTCGGCATCCCCGACCTGTACCGACACGATCCGGCCACGCTGTGGAGGCGCAACACCGGCGCCGCGCGGCTACGGGTGCCGATCGCGGTCGGCGCCGACGGCGCACCCGTGGACCTCGACATCAAGGAGTCCGCGCAGGGCGGCATGGGCCCGCACGGCATGCTGATCGGCGCCACCGGTTCCGGCAAGAGCGAACTGCTGCGCACACTCGTCCTGGGCCTGGCCCTCACCAACTCCTCCGAGACCCTCAACTTCATCCTCGTCGACTTCAAGGGCGGTGCGACCTTCCTCGGCCTGGACGAACTCCCGCACACCTCGGCCGTCATCACCAACCTCGCCGACGAGGTCGCCCTGGTGGAACGGATGCAGGACGCCCTGCACGGTGAACTGATCCGACGTCAGGAGCTGTTGCGCGCGGCCGGCAACTACACCTCCGCCCTGGAGTACGAGAAGGCGCGCGCGTCCGGCACCCCGCTCGCCCCGCTGCCCAGCCTCTTCGTCGTCGTCGACGAGTTCAGCGAACTGCTCGCCGCGCACCGGGAGTTCATGGACCTGTTCGTGATGATCGGCCGCCTCGGCCGGTCCCTGGGCGTGCACCTGCTGCTCGCCTCGCAGCGCCTGGACGAGGGCCGCATGCACCAACTGGAGAGCCACCTCTCCTACCGGCTGGGCCTGCGCACCTTCTCCGCGATGGAGAGCCGCGGCGTGCTCGGCGTGCCCGACGCCTACCAGCTTCCCTCACAGCCCGGCGCGGGTTTCCTCAAGAGCGGCGTGGAGGCGCTGACCCGCTTCCGCGCCGCCTACGTCTCCGGCCCCTACCGGCACCGGCGCGGGGCCGCCGTCCAGGCCCGGGTCGCCAGCCAGGTCGTGCCCTGGACGGCGGGCTGGGTGGTGCCCCGTACCTCCGCCCCCGCACCCGAGCCGCGGCCGGAGGAGGAGACCGAGTCCGCCGAGAGCCTGCTGTCGGTGGCCGTGGACCGGCTGCGCGACTCCGGTCCCGCCGCACACCAGGTGTGGCTGCCGCCGCTCGGCGCGCCCCCCACCCTCGACGCGGTACTGCCCGGCCTGGAGGTCACCGCCGACCGCGGCCTGAGCGCCACCCGCTGGCCCGGCACCGGACGCCTGCGGGTACCCGTCGGACTGGTCGACAAACCCTTCGACCAGCGCCGCGACCCGCTCGTCCTCGACCTGTCGGCCGGCGGCGGGCATGTCGCCGTCGCGGGCGGTTCGCAGAGCGGCAAGTCGACCGTGCTGCGCACCCTGATCGCCTCCCTGGCCCTCACCCACACGCCGGCCGAGGTGCAGTTCTACTGCCTGGACTTCGGCGGCGGCACGCTCTCCTCCCTGGCCGGGCTGCCGCACGTCGGAGGGGTCGCGGCCCGACTGGACAGCGAGCGCATCAGCCGTACGGTCGCCGAGGTCACCGCCGTGTTCAACCACCGCGAGCAGTTCTTCCTCGACCACGGCATCGACTCCATGGCCAGCTACCGGCGGCGCCGGGCGGCCGGCGAGTTCGCCGACGAGTCCCACGGCGACGTGTTCCTCGTGGTCGACGGCTGGGCGCAGGTCAAGCAGAACTTCGACCATCTGCTGCCGACCCTCAACCAGATCGCCACCGGCGGCCTGAACTACGGCATCCACCTCGTCGTCAGCACGACACGCTGGGTGGAGCTGAGCGCCCAGGTCCGCGACCAGAGCGCGACCCGCCTGGAACTGCGGCTCGGCGATCCCATGGACTCCGTGGTGGACGTCCGCAAGGCCGCCACCGTGCCCCGGCAGCCGGGACGCGGCCTGACCGTCGACGGGAAGCTGCACTTCCTGACCGCCCTGCCCCGCACCGACGGCAGCGACGCTGCCGAGGACCTCTCCGACGGAGTCGCCGCCCTCGCGGAGAGCATCGCCGCGGGCTGGTCCGGCCCGCCCGCTCCCGCCGTACGGATGCTTCCGCACCGCCTGTCGTCCTCGGCGCTGCCCGCGCCCGAACTCGGCGACGGACTGCGGCTGCCGCTGGGCCAGGACGAGGAGGCCCTCTCCACCCTGTGGCACGACTTCGGCCGGACCCCGCACCTGGTGGCGGTCGGCGACACCGAGAGCGGCAAGACCAACCTGCTGCGGCTGGTCGCGAACGCCGTCACCGCCCGCTACAGCCCGGCCGAGGCCCGGGTCCTGGTGGTCGACTACCGGCGCGAGCTGGTGGACGCCGTCCCGGCCGACTACCAGCTCGGCCACGCGGTCTCCCTGGACGCCCTCAAGGAACTGGTGGGCGGCTCGGCCCGGGCCATCAAGACCCGCCTGCCCGGCCAGGACATCACCCCGGCCCGGATGCGGCTGGCCGACTGGTGGAACGGGCCGCGACTGTTCATCCTGGTCGACGACTACGACATGGTCGTGGGCAGCAACAACTTCGACCATCCCTTCGCCCCGCTCTTCGACCACATCGCCCTCGGCCACGAACTCGGGCTGCACATCGTCGCGGTGCGCTCCGCGACGGGCGCCGGCCGCGGGCTGAACGACCAGCTCCTGCGCCGCCTCGACGAGGCCAACACGCCCGGCGTCCTGCTGTCCTGCCCGCCGTCGGAGGGCTACGTCTTCGGCAACATCAAGCCGCGCAACCTGCCGCCCGGGCGGGCCCAGTACATCGCGCGGCGCAAGGCGACCCTGATCCAGACGGCGCTGCTCGACGAGGAGGGCGGGGAGGACCGGGGGACCACCTGA
- the eccD gene encoding type VII secretion integral membrane protein EccD, translating into MTDSSVAGLCRLTVRAPARTIDLAVPADVPVADLLPTLLRYAGEDIEENGLEHDGWVLQRLGGTPLDEEATLAAVDLKDGEVLYLRPHTEALPQVRLDDLVDGIATVTRDRLHGWTPAAGRRLLLGLVVTVLTLGLLVLAWPGGPAGPRVVTAGVAGLLLLAGAASASRAVGDAAAGATLGFMAAPFLALAGWLLPGGEIAGPHAYQVLGARLLAASAAGAGGAVLALALTAVRTPLFAASALVAVAGAVAGGLMSVFDLAADGAAATVASLAVLLGGFVPSLSFRLAGLRMPALPTNPQQLQEGIEPYDSGDVATRTELASGWMTGLYAASGILCAGCLVPLSRHPGLAEILTAVALALLLLVHGRGMVNVWQRLALVLPGAWGVVLLVAALAADTAPADRPLVVAGLLALATVLAVASWTVPGRRMLPYWGRAAELLQSLLAIALLPLTLWVLGVFAALRALNG; encoded by the coding sequence ATGACCGACAGCTCCGTTGCGGGACTGTGCCGCCTGACGGTACGTGCCCCGGCCAGGACCATCGACCTGGCGGTGCCCGCGGACGTACCCGTGGCCGATCTGCTGCCCACCCTGCTGCGCTACGCCGGAGAGGACATCGAGGAGAACGGTCTGGAGCACGACGGCTGGGTCCTGCAACGGCTCGGCGGCACCCCGCTGGACGAGGAGGCCACGCTGGCGGCGGTGGACCTCAAGGACGGCGAGGTCCTCTATCTCCGCCCGCACACCGAGGCGTTGCCGCAGGTACGGCTCGACGACCTGGTGGACGGCATCGCCACCGTCACCCGGGACCGGCTGCACGGCTGGACCCCGGCCGCGGGCCGCCGTCTGCTGCTCGGCCTGGTGGTGACCGTCCTCACACTGGGGTTGCTGGTGCTGGCCTGGCCCGGCGGCCCTGCCGGTCCGCGCGTCGTCACGGCCGGCGTCGCCGGGCTGCTGCTGCTCGCCGGGGCGGCCTCCGCGAGCCGCGCCGTCGGCGACGCTGCGGCGGGCGCCACCCTCGGCTTCATGGCCGCGCCCTTCCTGGCGCTGGCGGGCTGGCTGCTGCCCGGCGGCGAGATCGCCGGCCCACACGCCTACCAGGTGCTCGGCGCCCGGCTGCTCGCGGCCTCGGCCGCCGGAGCGGGCGGCGCGGTGCTCGCCCTGGCGCTGACGGCCGTACGCACCCCGCTGTTCGCGGCCTCCGCGCTGGTGGCCGTCGCGGGCGCGGTGGCGGGCGGCCTGATGAGCGTCTTCGACCTGGCCGCCGACGGGGCGGCCGCCACGGTGGCCTCGCTGGCCGTGCTGCTCGGCGGCTTCGTGCCGTCGCTGTCGTTCCGGCTGGCCGGCCTGCGGATGCCGGCCCTGCCGACCAACCCGCAGCAGCTCCAGGAGGGCATCGAGCCCTACGACAGCGGGGACGTGGCCACCCGTACCGAGCTCGCGAGCGGCTGGATGACCGGCCTCTACGCCGCCTCCGGCATCCTGTGCGCCGGCTGCCTGGTCCCGCTGTCCCGCCACCCCGGCCTCGCCGAGATCCTGACCGCCGTGGCCCTGGCGCTGCTCCTGCTGGTGCACGGCCGGGGCATGGTCAACGTGTGGCAGCGGCTGGCGCTGGTGCTGCCGGGCGCCTGGGGCGTCGTGCTGCTGGTGGCCGCGCTGGCCGCGGACACCGCGCCCGCGGACCGGCCGCTGGTGGTGGCGGGCCTGCTGGCGCTGGCCACGGTCCTCGCGGTGGCGTCGTGGACGGTGCCGGGGCGGCGGATGCTGCCGTACTGGGGCCGGGCGGCGGAACTCCTGCAGTCGCTGCTGGCGATCGCCCTGCTGCCGCTGACGCTGTGGGTGCTCGGCGTCTTCGCCGCACTGCGCGCCCTCAACGGCTGA